Genomic segment of Thermococcus sp. M36:
GAGCACTCCCTTGGTGCATGGAACATCGCGATGAGGCTTTCCTCCGAAGTTGGCCTGAGTGAAGACGAAAGCATGCTCCTTCAGGTTGGCGCTCTTCTCCACGACATTGGCCACGGGCCCTTCAGCCACACCTTTGAGAGCATCTACAAGCACTATGTCAAGGAGCATGACCACATGCGTCTTGGCCAGGACATTGTCCTTGGGAAAATAAATATAACCGAAAGTGAGAATGGCGGCAAAATTCCCGAGATAATAGAGAACTACGGCTACGACTTCACGCCGAAAGACGTTGCCAACCTAATCCTCGGAAAGCACGAGAAGCGCTACCTCGGCCAGATGCTCCACGGCGACGTCGACGTCGACCAGCTCGACTACCTAGTGAGGGACGCCCACTACACGGGGGTCGCCCACGGGATAATAGATCTCGAAAGGCTCATGAAGGTTCTGAGAGTCCACGGCGGTGAGCTCGTGGTCGATGAGAAGGGTGTTGAGGCGGTCGAGGGCATGATGGTGGCCCGCTCCCTCATGTACTCCCGCGTCTACTTCCACCACACGGTCAAGATAGCCGAGGGGATGCTGACCAGGGCTTTGGAGTTCGCCCTGGAGGAGGGCCACCTCTGGGACTTCTGGAGGATGATAGACTGCCGCGTCCTTGTCGAGCTTGAGGATCTGGAGGGCCTTCCCGCGGAGATGGTGAGGAGGGTAAAGTACCGCGAGCTTTACAAGGCCGCCGTTCTGGCGGGTGCCGACGAACTAAGCGCCGAGGAGAAAAGGGAGCTCCTGACGGCCTACAGGAACGTTAAGCGCAGGCAGGAGATAGAGAGAGCCCTCGCGGATGCTGTTGGCGCCCGCGAAGGGGAGGTCATCCTGGAGTTCAGCATAGCCGACCTTATGCTCAGCGAGCCGAGGCTGAAGGCAACCGAGATAAATGTCCTCCTCGGAAACGGAGATGTTCAGCCCCTCACAAAGGTCACGCCACTAGCAAACGCCCTCAAAAGGAGACAGACACCTAGGTGGGCGGTTCTGATAGCGTCGCCAAAGGAGTACGTCCCGAGGCTCAGGGAAGTCTGGAGAAGAGTCCTCTTCAGCTGAAAAGCCCTTTCTTTATCTCCTTCTTGAGCTCTTCTATCATCTCTATGAGCTCGTCGGCGTCCCTGACCTCCTGAAGGCGATCTTTCGGGATGAAGGGAACCTCACCA
This window contains:
- a CDS encoding HD domain-containing protein, whose translation is MDGKIIHDGIHGSMKITGLILDLVKTPEFQRLRNIRQLGLAYLVYPGANHSRFEHSLGAWNIAMRLSSEVGLSEDESMLLQVGALLHDIGHGPFSHTFESIYKHYVKEHDHMRLGQDIVLGKINITESENGGKIPEIIENYGYDFTPKDVANLILGKHEKRYLGQMLHGDVDVDQLDYLVRDAHYTGVAHGIIDLERLMKVLRVHGGELVVDEKGVEAVEGMMVARSLMYSRVYFHHTVKIAEGMLTRALEFALEEGHLWDFWRMIDCRVLVELEDLEGLPAEMVRRVKYRELYKAAVLAGADELSAEEKRELLTAYRNVKRRQEIERALADAVGAREGEVILEFSIADLMLSEPRLKATEINVLLGNGDVQPLTKVTPLANALKRRQTPRWAVLIASPKEYVPRLREVWRRVLFS